Proteins co-encoded in one Rhopalosiphum maidis isolate BTI-1 chromosome 2, ASM367621v3, whole genome shotgun sequence genomic window:
- the LOC113554252 gene encoding protein NDUFAF4 homolog → MGVAGSHFTKHIRRFNVIERTERVIKKDKPIPAPLHKADAERLKYLLENDPQLKEELKNKNSTLGKNLQSVYVTSEGDLPDVYPQSKIKLPQNRMQEFNSPFAIEEPENVPAGRYTLTQITECIADHYKDKQMYTSQVLADRVKIDKKLMDNILKYYRVFDMYVPEKMIEKKKSSSQFLISNAIDKIRQNLEIDKYKEERKQIGKD, encoded by the exons atgggaGTAGCTGGATCTCATTTTACAAAGCATATTCGAAGGTTTAACGTAATAGAACGGACAGAACGAGTAATAAAGAAAGATAAACCTATACCAGCGCCACTTCATAAAGCAGATGCTGAACGCCTGAAATACCTTCttgaaa ATGATCCACAATTGAAGGAAGAgcttaagaataaaaattcaactcttggaaaaaatttacaaagtgTTTATGTTACATCTGAAGGTGAT ttacCTGATGTATACCCCCAATCAAAAATCAAGTTACCACAAAATCGAATGCAAGAATTTAATTCACCGTTTGCAATTGAAGAACCAGAAAATGTTCCAGCAGGACGTTATACACTTACACAAATTACTGAATGTATAGCTGATCATTATAAAgataaacaaatgtatacatCACAAGTTCTAGCTGATCGAGTTAAGATTGATAAGAAATTAATgg ataatatactaaaatactataGGGTATTTGATATGTATGTTCCTGAAAAAATGATAGAAAAGAAGAAGAGCTCAAGTCAATTTTTGATTAGTAATGCGATCGACAAGATTAGACAGAACTtagaaatagataaatataaggaAGAACGAAAACAAATCGGTAAAGATTAA